A section of the Hydrogenobacter hydrogenophilus genome encodes:
- a CDS encoding CobW family GTP-binding protein, translating to MIPAFIITGYLGSGKTTLLLNTAKEHFSGKRVAVIVNELGEVGVDGRILKNAYSEVLELPEGCICCTMHTEFEKALTELKEKYNPELLLVETSGSAEPFPVMISLQNLGCVIEAVICLIDTKNFHLYSQDDTARHQIGSSNVLVLNKTDLVDEDTLKQVEDIVVSLWEKYLLRNLFTNEPVFKSFKLYKTSFGKLPDEVFSGVFALQEKLYHLNDKDHNHNHVQQVVYFDKPLDYEEFLNMVNNLPTNIIRLKGILKLKDLPEALVVNYSFGNLDTSYTLPHYEGRSFLVLIRSFN from the coding sequence TTGATTCCCGCCTTCATCATAACTGGCTATCTTGGAAGTGGAAAAACTACTCTTCTCCTAAATACCGCTAAGGAACATTTTTCTGGGAAAAGAGTGGCAGTAATAGTCAACGAGCTTGGAGAGGTAGGTGTTGACGGAAGGATACTGAAGAACGCATATTCTGAAGTTTTAGAACTTCCAGAGGGCTGTATATGTTGTACTATGCACACAGAGTTTGAAAAGGCTCTTACGGAGCTAAAGGAAAAGTACAATCCTGAACTGCTCCTGGTGGAAACTTCTGGCTCTGCTGAACCCTTCCCCGTTATGATAAGCCTTCAGAACTTAGGATGCGTAATAGAAGCGGTCATTTGTCTTATAGACACCAAAAACTTTCACCTTTATAGCCAGGATGATACCGCCAGACACCAGATAGGTAGTTCTAATGTGCTCGTTTTGAACAAAACAGACCTTGTAGATGAAGACACACTCAAACAAGTAGAGGATATTGTTGTGAGCTTATGGGAAAAGTATCTACTTAGAAACCTTTTTACCAATGAACCCGTGTTTAAGAGCTTTAAACTTTATAAAACATCTTTTGGCAAGCTTCCTGACGAAGTTTTCAGCGGTGTCTTCGCTTTACAAGAAAAACTTTACCATCTTAACGATAAAGATCATAATCATAACCACGTTCAACAGGTGGTTTACTTTGACAAACCTCTTGATTATGAAGAGTTTCTTAATATGGTTAATAACCTACCAACAAATATCATCAGGTTAAAGGGTATATTGAAGTTAAAAGACCTTCCAGAGGCATTAGTGGTTAATTATTCCTTTGGCAATTTGGATACGAGTTATACACTGCCCCATTACGAAGGAAGGTCCTTCCTTGTCCTGATACGCTCTTTTAACTAA
- a CDS encoding thiamine pyrophosphate-dependent enzyme has protein sequence MGLEYVRISPGFERYMPKDYVDLVQYGQFGKQVDVQQLGQFKELVEEHPMCAGCFMAYFIRVFYAALPNPEDTIVIGTAGCARLALSQAAVPFIYGNYGDTNAVASGLKRALTIRFPDKVKDVVVMAGDGGLIDIGFGMTMHSWFRREKFTTIMVDNEVYGNTGGQESGMSPKGVQLKMAPKGKQFDKINAVELAKVAGCVYVAKLSPTNPKRIAKTIRRAILAARHFGPTFIHAYTSCNIEYSIPTEKVLEDARKREKQDFGFYEWMTDEVKEYFEEIEKKTEEVKA, from the coding sequence ATGGGTTTGGAATATGTAAGGATCTCACCAGGTTTTGAAAGATACATGCCCAAGGACTATGTGGATTTGGTTCAATATGGACAGTTTGGCAAGCAGGTTGATGTCCAGCAGTTGGGACAGTTCAAAGAACTCGTGGAAGAGCACCCCATGTGTGCAGGGTGCTTTATGGCATACTTCATAAGGGTGTTTTACGCAGCTCTTCCTAATCCAGAAGACACAATAGTTATAGGCACCGCAGGATGCGCAAGGTTAGCTCTGTCTCAGGCAGCTGTTCCCTTCATATACGGCAACTACGGTGATACTAACGCAGTGGCTTCTGGTCTAAAGAGAGCACTAACCATAAGGTTCCCTGATAAGGTAAAGGATGTTGTTGTCATGGCGGGAGACGGTGGCCTTATAGACATAGGCTTTGGTATGACCATGCACTCTTGGTTCAGAAGGGAAAAGTTCACCACCATAATGGTGGACAACGAAGTTTACGGAAACACGGGAGGTCAAGAGAGCGGAATGTCCCCAAAGGGTGTCCAGCTTAAAATGGCACCAAAAGGAAAGCAGTTTGACAAGATAAACGCAGTGGAGCTTGCAAAGGTTGCAGGATGCGTCTATGTGGCAAAGCTCTCACCCACTAATCCCAAGAGGATAGCCAAGACTATAAGAAGGGCTATCCTTGCCGCAAGACACTTTGGACCCACCTTTATACACGCTTACACTTCTTGCAACATAGAGTACTCCATACCTACCGAAAAGGTCCTTGAGGATGCCAGAAAGAGAGAAAAGCAGGACTTTGGATTCTACGAGTGGATGACGGACGAGGTAAAAGAGTACTTTGAGGAAATAGAGAAGAAGACTGAGGAGGTAAAGGCATGA
- a CDS encoding proton-conducting transporter membrane subunit → MFLEAIIVTIPLISMITSLFVEKKVYAKISTLFTGIAFLLSLYVLIFTNKEGSLFFLRFDGLGALLTSYILFVSLVIHKYSENYMKDEQGFKRYFFLLDLMTWNLLLLVLSNHLIILFASWHLMGVILYFLLTFNNRREHAVQAGRTALFTHRIADVPLLVAIVLLYKQYGTFEISKLAQMITTGPLDTVWIATLLVMLSGIIKSAQIPFHIWLVYSMEGPTPVSALMHAGIVNAGAFIVNRFAFMFPHDLYGLSFSFLIGIITAIVGSTLMLMQNDVKKALGYSTVGQMGYMMMEIGVGAFALALYHMMAHGIFKATLFLSSGGVIHEARRDTNIPRDEVYDALVKKEVSKKEVPTVFYGAITLLIPLVLVLVAHFAFEQDVFRYKAPLILLFFGWVTSAQILLNLFKIGKEKPLLTAFLGVVSLFVLLSVYVLMSHLLQTFVFPYEGLQEKIYERAFSNVPLFFLSIVLSLILALAGWTLIYFANKEKPLKIHLSLYAHLSRELYFPDIYKLIGRFFLRLVRILSIASFSAMPVYGFFHIGEPSGSFPVQALLLAFFIPLFPISLITSYLIRRFWIYSYPLIALLGFMALVFIHIPTYEPLYYLAGFTLLFHSVRAILSEGFKDSISELYPALLSMVWISEENHFVLLLLPSLLFYLLGVYARRLLQTDSFYYAGGLMEKMPIYSLLLVIASLQASLTPLMPSFYSFFETLLKSNVFQMILLVMGWFVLGVAIALSAWRLLHGRPRDDIHYIDLLRR, encoded by the coding sequence ATGTTTCTTGAGGCAATTATTGTGACTATTCCTTTGATATCTATGATAACTTCTCTGTTTGTGGAAAAAAAAGTCTACGCGAAAATAAGCACTCTTTTTACAGGTATTGCCTTTCTGCTTAGTCTATATGTGCTCATATTTACTAACAAGGAAGGTTCTTTGTTTTTTCTTAGATTTGACGGGCTTGGAGCTCTTCTCACTTCCTACATACTCTTTGTGAGCCTTGTGATCCATAAGTATTCAGAAAACTACATGAAAGACGAGCAGGGGTTCAAAAGATACTTCTTCCTCCTTGACCTAATGACTTGGAATTTATTACTGCTTGTGCTTTCAAACCACCTGATTATTCTGTTTGCCTCATGGCACTTAATGGGTGTAATTCTTTACTTTTTATTGACTTTTAACAACAGAAGAGAGCATGCGGTGCAGGCAGGAAGGACCGCACTATTTACCCACAGGATTGCAGATGTTCCTCTTTTAGTAGCCATAGTTTTGCTTTATAAACAGTATGGCACCTTTGAAATAAGCAAGCTGGCTCAGATGATCACTACAGGACCTTTAGATACGGTATGGATAGCAACTCTTTTGGTAATGCTAAGTGGCATAATAAAGTCTGCACAAATACCTTTTCACATTTGGCTCGTTTACAGTATGGAAGGTCCTACCCCTGTATCCGCTCTTATGCACGCTGGTATAGTGAATGCAGGTGCTTTTATAGTAAATAGGTTTGCCTTTATGTTTCCTCACGACCTTTACGGGCTTAGCTTTTCCTTTTTGATAGGCATAATAACCGCGATAGTAGGCTCTACCCTCATGCTCATGCAAAACGATGTAAAGAAGGCGTTGGGATATTCCACAGTAGGGCAGATGGGTTATATGATGATGGAGATAGGTGTTGGCGCTTTTGCTCTTGCACTTTACCACATGATGGCTCACGGTATATTCAAAGCTACTCTTTTTCTTTCCTCAGGAGGTGTTATACACGAAGCAAGAAGGGACACTAACATACCAAGAGACGAAGTTTATGACGCGTTGGTTAAGAAAGAGGTTTCTAAAAAAGAAGTACCTACTGTGTTCTACGGTGCTATTACCTTGCTTATACCCCTTGTATTAGTTTTGGTTGCACATTTCGCCTTTGAACAAGATGTCTTTAGGTACAAGGCTCCTCTTATCCTTCTCTTCTTTGGTTGGGTCACATCCGCCCAGATACTTCTAAACCTTTTCAAAATAGGCAAGGAAAAACCTCTGCTTACCGCTTTCTTGGGAGTTGTCTCTCTTTTCGTTCTTTTGAGCGTATATGTGCTTATGTCTCACCTTCTTCAGACCTTTGTCTTTCCTTACGAAGGCCTTCAGGAAAAGATCTACGAGAGAGCCTTTTCTAACGTTCCTCTTTTCTTCCTTAGTATAGTCCTAAGTCTCATCCTTGCTTTAGCAGGATGGACACTCATATACTTTGCCAATAAGGAAAAGCCTCTGAAAATTCACCTGAGTCTTTATGCTCACCTTTCCAGAGAGCTTTACTTTCCGGATATTTATAAACTCATAGGAAGATTTTTCTTAAGGTTGGTGCGCATCTTATCCATAGCTTCTTTTTCTGCCATGCCCGTTTATGGATTTTTCCACATAGGAGAGCCTTCCGGTAGTTTTCCCGTGCAGGCACTTTTGCTGGCCTTTTTTATCCCTCTGTTTCCTATAAGCTTAATAACCTCTTACCTTATAAGGAGGTTCTGGATATACTCCTATCCCCTGATAGCCCTATTAGGTTTTATGGCACTTGTGTTCATACACATACCAACTTATGAACCCCTTTATTACCTTGCAGGTTTTACGCTACTTTTCCATTCAGTAAGAGCCATACTAAGCGAAGGTTTCAAGGATAGCATCTCAGAACTGTATCCAGCACTCCTTAGCATGGTTTGGATATCTGAAGAGAATCACTTTGTTTTACTCCTTTTACCTTCTCTTCTTTTCTATCTTCTTGGTGTTTACGCCAGAAGGCTACTGCAAACGGACAGTTTTTATTACGCCGGTGGATTAATGGAGAAAATGCCTATTTATTCCCTTTTACTTGTGATTGCTTCTTTGCAAGCGTCCCTGACACCTCTTATGCCCAGTTTCTACTCCTTTTTTGAAACCCTTTTAAAATCAAATGTGTTCCAGATGATCCTTTTAGTGATGGGTTGGTTTGTGCTGGGTGTGGCGATTGCACTTTCCGCATGGAGATTATTACACGGAAGACCACGAGATGACATACATTATATAGACCTTCTGCGGAGGTGA
- a CDS encoding 2-oxoacid:acceptor oxidoreductase family protein has product MKRYNIRIAGVGGQGVVTSAHILGNAMSAAGKYATLVPFFGSEKRMAPVEAYVRVSDQPIYEVGEVVYPNVIMIYHPQVITHGKSYTMPFYSGLKEKGMVIINTDVDIIPEEDWQILKELETRVYMFPATKLALEVAGTELATNMAMIGLFFGITRLVDFEHIEQAVRERFLGNTFVASGGTTALDSAIEKKFKKKMELLEKNMQVIREAFKIAEERGWVEEEAYTT; this is encoded by the coding sequence ATGAAGCGCTATAACATTAGAATAGCTGGTGTAGGTGGGCAGGGGGTGGTCACCTCCGCCCACATTTTGGGAAACGCTATGTCCGCAGCAGGAAAGTATGCTACACTTGTGCCTTTCTTTGGTTCAGAAAAGAGAATGGCTCCAGTAGAAGCTTATGTGAGGGTCTCTGACCAGCCCATATACGAGGTAGGTGAGGTGGTCTATCCCAATGTGATAATGATCTACCACCCTCAGGTTATCACTCACGGAAAGTCCTACACCATGCCCTTCTACTCGGGACTAAAAGAGAAAGGTATGGTGATCATAAACACCGATGTGGACATTATTCCAGAGGAGGACTGGCAGATCCTCAAAGAGCTTGAGACCAGAGTCTATATGTTCCCCGCCACCAAGCTAGCTTTAGAAGTTGCAGGAACGGAACTTGCTACCAATATGGCAATGATAGGGCTCTTCTTCGGCATCACAAGGCTCGTGGATTTTGAACACATAGAGCAGGCGGTAAGAGAGAGGTTCTTGGGCAATACCTTTGTAGCATCGGGTGGTACCACAGCACTTGACAGCGCCATCGAAAAGAAGTTTAAAAAGAAAATGGAGCTTCTTGAAAAGAACATGCAGGTCATCAGGGAAGCTTTCAAAATAGCAGAAGAGCGGGGCTGGGTAGAAGAAGAAGCATACACCACTTAA
- a CDS encoding ferredoxin oxidoreductase — MYYVADVNETDCAKYNCKQCVLFCPEPNTLMYHDSKHVAWVNYSRCKGCAICVYVCSDLLKRNCIQMVMMTAGD, encoded by the coding sequence ATGTACTACGTTGCAGATGTAAACGAAACGGATTGTGCAAAATACAACTGTAAGCAGTGTGTACTTTTCTGTCCAGAACCTAACACTCTTATGTATCATGATTCCAAGCATGTAGCTTGGGTAAATTATTCAAGGTGCAAGGGCTGTGCCATATGCGTATATGTGTGCTCAGACCTTCTCAAGCGCAACTGCATACAGATGGTTATGATGACCGCAGGGGACTGA